TATATCCCATTTCCCTGGACGTAACTTTGAGCAGCTTTTCAAGCCCCTCACGGAGCGGGCCTTGCCAGCCCAACTCCATGAGGATCTTTTCCAGAATAATAAGTTGAGTGTTGTCACTCATTGAAAAGCCTATTTATCCCGGGTGATGTATTCAGCGCCAAGACGGGCCGCCTTCAGGTTAACATCAACCAGTTTGGGTTTCAGACGTTTTTCAATGGACTCAAGGAGGATATCAAGGCCAAAAGGAAGTACGCCCATGGAGAAAAAGGCTCCCATGAGAACAGTGTTGGCTGTTTGTACCACTCCTGTTTCTTTTGCCAGAGATAAGCAAGGCAAAAATTTTGCCCGGGGGGAACATTTAAGTGTTTCTGACTTGACTAAGTCTATGGAAGGGTATTCTTCCCTGCCTGTGGTGACTGAAATGGGCGGAACAGGATCTTCACTGCTAAGAACAAGGCCGTCCTTAGCAATAAAGGGAAGCGCACGCAGGGTTTCCATAGGTTCAAAACCCAGAAGAACATGAGCTTCTCCAAGCGATATCTTTGGGCTGGCATAACCCCCGAGAAGAACAAAAGAGTGAACCACCCCTCCTCGCTGAGCCATGCCGTGAATTTCTCCAGCATTTACTTCGACACCCTGGTCCAGGGCAGTTTCTGCCAGCAGTTTGGTGGCAGTAAGGGTTCCCTGGCCACCTACTCCAGTAAAAAATACTCTTAATGGTTTCATATAATCAGCTCCTGGAACCTGGTTTGATTTCATCGCAAATCTGGACACAAACCATGCATCCAGCGCAAGCATCCTGGTTGACCCCAACAGTTTCGCCATCTTTGAAAAAAGCTGGACAGGCCAGAGTATTAAGACATTCAAGGCTGGCAGGACCAGAAGTTTTGATGGTGGCGACCTTGGTACGCTTAATTCCCAGCACCTTCTTGGCATAAAGAGGGCAGGGATCTTCAGCAATAAGTACCCTGACACCTTTCATTTCCTTGAATTCCTCTAAGGCAGTTGATACAGCCTTTTGATTCAAAGCCTTGACCTTTTTT
The sequence above is drawn from the Desulfonatronovibrio magnus genome and encodes:
- a CDS encoding indolepyruvate oxidoreductase subunit beta, whose amino-acid sequence is MKPLRVFFTGVGGQGTLTATKLLAETALDQGVEVNAGEIHGMAQRGGVVHSFVLLGGYASPKISLGEAHVLLGFEPMETLRALPFIAKDGLVLSSEDPVPPISVTTGREEYPSIDLVKSETLKCSPRAKFLPCLSLAKETGVVQTANTVLMGAFFSMGVLPFGLDILLESIEKRLKPKLVDVNLKAARLGAEYITRDK